atttgaAGGGGTTATTTCCTATGTtgtcaagcaaatgaactaatcTAGTTCTAACTTTCCTTAAATGAAATGTAAATCTAATGTCATGATTCACACATAGGGATAAGAGATATACATAGGGGAAACATCATGCAAAAATAATAAGGATCCTAAAATGGAGAAaatatgtatgaaatgtagtgttTCGTCATACAAATATGATCTAGCGCGTGGATGGTTCCTAAGAgtttagcgttggactaacccatggctataagttctcactagtgTTAGACTAATGAGAAATTAGAAAGGAGGGCCACAActaacgttggactagtgtggagtCAGAAAAAGGGTGTCACAactagcgttagactagtgtggtgacgtcatgcatttattacaatgaaataaattatgtaaaacataataaagtaaataaacacataaatcacatatagcacatagcacataaacatgatatttagatgcaagaccctaagaaagtgagtaacacgtaaacacacgagcatgcaaaacacacaaagcaaatagAGTAAAGAGAGACCAAACTATTACAAttgggggccctaactacaatctaaaggggtgagaaataaaatagataaaaataaataataaaaaaataaatacctaactattacatatcCTATCTAAATACAAGTCTTGaaccccctaactattacaatttggcatttaaatgccttttcgaataatcaaaaattaaattaaaataaatacacaaaactaaaacaaataaagtgactaaataaataaataaataaaataaaataaaaacatgcaattacacacataaggtcacataggagcacataggagcacataggatcaagtaaatcaaaataaaggagtagagtgtgtctctcttgaattggtgacctaatgaaatgaaatttttcttatttactctccaaaacaaagaaaaagtcaaggcatcacttttaATTAACAAATGATCACAAGAAATGCAAATAAACACGTGATTGAACCAATTAAAGTTTTTAAATAAACATAAACAACCCACATGCAACAAATTAAACAAGCAAaaacccaattgaaagaattaaagaaatttgaggggtcgaatcattattattacaaaaattaaaggtttaaataaaaaaaataaaattaagggcttACGATGAAGCATACCAAAATCAAATGCTAAACCCCAAACACAAAATATTACCTAAATCTAAACTAACGAGCAAAGAAAAATCAACTAACAAAATTCAACACCAATTATCCTAAATTCTAGAATTAAGCCACCTAATGAGCCACTAAACATGAACAAGAGGAATGAAGTCAATCAAAAAAGAGCAAAAGGGGTTCAATTGGAAAAGTTTTTGGGCCATAATATAATTAGATTAAAATTAAagggttaaagtgcaattttttttatttgcatgCAAGCTACGAAAGAGACATTCTGCAACTGGAGCCACTCTTCTGCAATTTCTCACCCATAAGCTTCTGCAACTTTCGACTATTCGCGGCTTGCGATTTCGACAAGAAATACCATCCCAACCCTGTAACATAATTgccaaaaacatcaactaagcCTCCTAGTTTTTGTAAACAGAATTTCTGGGACAAGGACAAGCAAGACAAGAGAGAACAAAACCACGggagaaaggaagaagaaacagCAACCATGCACAACTAGACGAGATTCAGTTATAATTAAATCAAGTGCGACTTTAATCATCCTAGGAAGAACGCAGACAGCATGGTCTAGATATGAAACTGACAACTAAGCAAGAATCCAGAATCTCTAGTTAGCAGATTGGATTTCATATAGGAATGAAAATGGACAAGAAAAAGGGTAGAAGATTACCTGTTTCACCGCCTCTGGACTTGACTCCTTAGCCTAGGTTTGATGAGAGACCAACTGCAGACTTTGATGAAGAAACCTGAGCCTGGGTTTTCAGCCTCGAATCTTCCTTCTCCTCTTTCCCTTGTTCTTTCTTGGATCTCTCGGTTTTCCTCACTTTCGTTCTCTCGGTTTTGGTTTTTCTCGCCTCCCCCCAAAACCCTTGTTTCTCTCAACCCGTagctcttttctttcctttcctttgctTATTTCTGCCCTCTTTTGCAGCCGCCAAGAaccccttttttgtttttcctttctccaGCCTTTTTCCTCTGGTTTCTTACCCGCTGCCAcctgaagaggtgatttttggtgggtagCCGAACCGACCTAAATCAGTTCTCTCTCAAGTGAAGTGTGGTGATTCGCTTGTCCGAAAtggatggcggggcttctcccctgagATCATTCCGACGATCAAATTAGTATATTGAGAGAACGAGAGAAAACAAGAGCGTGTATGAATGAACAATATGCTTACTCGTTGAGAGAAcatgaggggtatttatagggCAGGAGTGGAAGACAGGACGGAGGGCTCATGCTAGTGGGACCCATGTCCTGGCCATTACGGCTTTGTTCCCTGCCAAGAGGTccgactctgacactgtagccatCTGGACATGATGACGGGGAGTCTTGCGCAGTAGCCATTAAGAGCATCaggtgcttttcagataaagcactagTTCTGTGTGATGTCAGACGTGTTGATATCACCAGCGTGACTCTTTGTGTCCCGCCTGTCCTATGGTACTCGGGCCCACGGCAGTGACTCTTTGTGTCCCGCCTGTCCTCTCGATGAGGGCCTCGATTTTCTCGGTGGAGGCGGTTCGGTTGAAGTTTCCATCCTTACGGACGAATTGCTTCAAGTATCTCTGTTTGATCAGGTTCTCGATCTCCCTTTTCAGATCGTTGCAGTTCTCGGTCTCGTGCCCAACATCTCGGTGGTAGGCACAATAGAGGCTGGAGTTTCTCTTCTCCCTCATTCCTAGAATTTCAGGAGGGGTTCGGCCGAGGTGGTTCTGCCTAATTACAGCCAGAATGTGAGACCGACTGGAATTAAGGGGAGTCAGCTCAGCGTCCGAGGTGGACGACCTCCCCTTCACGATCCGGTCAAAGACACTCCGACGATCGCGAAATTGATTAGACGAGCCATTGGGGCCTTGTTCAATTCGGCCGACTTCTTTTTTCCTCCGGGGCTCTTGCCCGGTACGGGCTGTTTGGACTTCCCGCTTCATGCGCTTTAGATCCTTACTTCGGATTCCTTGGTCTACCCGTTCCCAGAGTTCCCGAAGTGAGCGGGGGTAATTCCGATGTATCTCTGTATGGAAGATCCCTGCGATCAACCCGTTGGTGAAGGCAGCTATGGTTACCTGCTCATTTTGATCAGGTATCTGCATATTTTTCTCATTGAACCTCTGCACATATGAGCGCAGTAACTCGCCGGGAGCCTGCTGTAGGTTCAAGAGGTAGGCTGAAGTTTTTGTCACTGGGCGAGACGATACAAAACGGTGAATGAACCTGTATGCCAACTCGTCCAGTGAGGAAATGCTCCTCGGTTCTAAACCCCAGAACCATTTTCGGGCTGTCCCTTGTAGAAAAATGGAGAAAGCTCGACAAATCACGGCGTCGGGGACGCAGTAGAGACGGAATGCCGAGATGAAGACGCGGAGGCGATCCTTGGGATCACCTTGGCCATCGTAGGGATGTAATACTGGGAGCTTAAAATTAGGGGGAACCATTTCCCCATTGATGTCATCGGTAAAGGGCAGAGCTCTCATGTAGTCGGCTGCTAGGCCCCAGGGTGCCGAGGTGGGTCCTCAAGTCGTCTTCCCAGTAAACTCCGGGAAAACGCCCGGGAAATAGATGCAATTTTGGAGGTCACCTTGGAAGAGGCGCGCCTGGAGGTGCTCCGAGAGAGATTCCCCTCATCAGAGTCCTCACCTGAATGTACCTCCGGTGACTTCGTCGACCTCCTTTTGGAggatttggttttttctttccCCTGTCTCTTGAAGTACCTTCCTAGTTCTTCGAAAATGTTGGGATTGTCCGCTACGAACTCGGCCATCTTGGCGATGGCGTCTTCGTTGGTGGGCTGGGTCCTCAGAGACCCTTGTTCCTCTGAGATGTGACCTTGCTGAGCTCTCGAGGCTTGCCCAGCCCCGATTGAGGGACCTCTCCCACTTCTGGAGCGCGTGGATCTCATTTAGCAGTAATCTCGTTCCCGCAGACGGCGctaattgaagaggtgatttttggtg
The genomic region above belongs to Coffea eugenioides isolate CCC68of unplaced genomic scaffold, Ceug_1.0 ScVebR1_3593;HRSCAF=4947, whole genome shotgun sequence and contains:
- the LOC113758061 gene encoding uncharacterized protein LOC113758061 gives rise to the protein MRALPFTDDINGEMVPPNFKLPVLHPYDGQGDPKDRLRVFISAFRLYCVPDAVICRAFSIFLQGTARKWFWGLEPRSISSLDELAYRFIHRFVSSRPVTKTSAYLLNLQQAPGELLRSYVQRFNEKNMQIPDQNEQVTIAAFTNGLIAGIFHTEIHRNYPRSLRELWERVDQGIRSKDLKRMKREVQTARTGQEPRRKKEVGRIEQGPNGSSNQFRDRRSVFDRIVKGRSSTSDAELTPLNSSRSHILAVIRQNHLGRTPPEILGMREKRNSSLYCAYHRDVGHETENCNDLKREIENLIKQRYLKQFVRKDGNFNRTASTEKIEALIERTGGTQRVTAVGPSTIGQAGHKESRW